Proteins encoded by one window of Arachis hypogaea cultivar Tifrunner chromosome 1, arahy.Tifrunner.gnm2.J5K5, whole genome shotgun sequence:
- the LOC112791433 gene encoding NDR1/HIN1-like protein 1, which translates to MLSLPPPPPPPPQLSPPPRKQSKPISLDQIVISTKQTRNQNSIETSAPNSVTTKLIRPPTTPLRQPQPKRTNPIIWFTAVLCLIFSLVLIFFGIATLIIFLIIKPRTPIFDIPNANLNLVYFDSPNYINGDFTLLANFTNPNKKINVLFESLDVELFFSERLISAQSIEPFAQRRRESKLQSVNFISSLVFLPQDIGVKLQKQVQNNRVIYNVKGTFRVKITIGLIHVSYWLHSRCQIEMTGPPTGVLVARNCITKR; encoded by the coding sequence ATGCTTTCTCTtccaccgccgccgccgccgccgccacaGCTCTCACCCCCACCAAGAAAACAATCAAAACCAATTTCACTTGACCAAATTGTCATATCAACAAAACAAACAAGAAACCAAAATTCTATTGAAACAAGTGCACCAAATTCTGTTACAACAAAGCTAATTAGGCCACCAACAACACCACTAAGACAACCTCAACCAAAGAGAACAAATCCAATCATATGGTTCACTGCAGTTCTATGCCTAATATTCAGTCTTGTCCTTATCTTCTTTGGTATTGCAACATTGATTATCTTCCTTATCATAAAACCAAGAACCCCCATTTTTGATATTCCAAATGCAAACCTCAATTTGGTGTACTTTGACTCTCCAAATTACATCAATGGTGACTTCACCCTCCTTGCAAACTTCACCAACCCCAACAAAAAAATCAATGTCCTTTTCGAGTCTTTAGACGTCGAGCTCTTCTTCTCTGAGAGGCTCATATCGGCACAGTCGATAGAGCCGTTCGctcagagaagaagagaaagcaaGTTGCAATCAGTGAACTTCATATCTAGCTTGGTGTTTTTGCCTCAGGATATTGGTGTGAAGCTTCAAAAGCAAGTTCAGAACAATAGGGTAATCTACAATGTGAAGGGAACATTTAGAGTGAAAATCACCATTGGTCTAATTCATGTATCTTATTGGTTGCATAGTAGATGCCAGATTGAGATGACTGGTCCACCAACTGGAGTATTAGTAGCAAGAAACTGCATAACAAAGAGATGA
- the LOC112791420 gene encoding uridine kinase-like protein 3 isoform X1: protein MDTKSAVDLMESSSEVHFSGFHMDGFEQRKSGMEQPTTSATDMYKQPFVIGVAGGAASGKTAVCDMIIQQLHDQRVVLVNQDSFYHNLTEEELARVQDYNFDHPDAFDTELLLCVMDKLKRGEAVDIPKYDFKSYKSDVYPKRRVNPSDVIILEGILVFHDPRVRELMNMKIFVDTDADVRLARRIRRDTGEKGRDIAVVLDQYSKFVKPAFDDFILPTKKYADIIIPRGGDNHVAIDLIVQHIRTKLGQHDLCKIYSNLYVIQSTFQIRGMHTLIRDAQITKHDFVFYSDRLIRLVVEHGLGHLPFTEKQVITPTGSVYTGVDFCKRLCGVSVIRSGESMENALRACCKGIKIGKILIHREGDNGQQLIYEKLPNDISDRHVLLLDPILGTGNSAVQAISLLIRKGVPESNIIFLNLISAPQGVHVVCKKFPRIKIVTSEIEIGLNKDYRVIPGMGEFGDRYFGTDDDEQLVVPSQ, encoded by the exons ATGGATACTAAATCAGCTGTTGATTTGATGGAGTCTTCCTCCGAGGTTCACTTTTCTGGATTTCACATGGATGGTTTTGAGCAAAGAAAGTCAGGCATGGAACAACCGACAACATCGGCGACTGACATGTATAAACAACCATTTGTCATAG GTGTTGCTGGTGGTGCAGCATCAGGCAAGACTGCAGTTTGTGATATGATTATTCAGCAACTTCATGATCAACGAGTTGTATTAGTTAATCAG GATTCTTTTTACCATAACTTGACTGAAGAGGAACTTGCTCGTGTACAGGATTACAACTTTGACCATCCTG ATGCTTTTGATACTGAGCTATTGCTATGTGTTATGGACAAGTTGAAGCGTGGTGAGGCAGTAGATATTCCAAAGTACGACTTCAAGAGTTACAAGAGTGATGTGTATCCAAAAAGAAGG GTAAACCCCTCAGATGTTATAATTTTGGAAGGGATCCTTGTTTTCCATGATCCACGTGTTCGGGAGTTGATGAATATGAAGATATTTGTTGATACag ATGCTGATGTTCGTCTGGCGAGAAGGATTAGACGAGATACTGGCGAGAAGGGTCGGGATATTGCCGTAGTTCTTGATCAG TATTCGAAATTTGTGAAACCAGCTTTTGATGATTTTATTCTCCCTACAAAGAAGTATGCTGATATCATTATACCGCGTGGGGGAGATAATCATGTAGCCATTGACCTGATTGTACAGCATATCCGCACGAAGCTTGGTCAACATGACCTGTGTAAAATATATTCCAATTTATATGTCATTCAGTCAACTTTTCAG ATACGGGGCATGCATACCCTGATACGTGATGCTCAGATAACAAAGCATGATTTTGTATTTTATTCTGACCGTTTGATTCGTTTG GTTGTTGAACATGGGCTGGGGCATCTGCCATTTACAGAAAAGCAAGTAATCACTCCCACTG GTTCTGTATACACTGGCGTGGACTTTTGTAAGAGATTGTGTGGTGTCTCTGTCATCAGGAG TGGGGAGAGTATGGAGAATGCTTTACGAGCATGCTGTAAAGGTATCAAGATCGGGAAAATTCTAATTCACAGAGAAGGTGACAACGGTCAGCAG CTAATATACGAAAAGCTTCCAAACGATATCTCGGATAGGCACGTTTTACTGTTGGATCCTATCCTTGGCACAG GTAATTCGGCTGTACAAGCGATCTCTTTACTTATAAGAAAGGGTGTACCGGAGTCCAACATTATATTTCTCAACCTGATATCT GCACCTCAAGGTGTTCATGTGGTCTGCAAAAAGTTTCCTAGAATAAAAATAGTGACATCTGAGATTGAGATTGGTTTGAATAAAGATTACCGCGTCATACCGGGCATGGGTGAGTTCGGCGACCGGTACTTCGGAACAGATGATGATGAGCAGTTGGTGGTTCCTTCACAGTAG
- the LOC112791449 gene encoding ranBP2-type zinc finger protein At1g67325 isoform X1 produces MGEGRDGDWDCSSCNNRNYAFRSFCNRCKQPRILVDTKTPSDSKWLPRIGDWICTGCTNNNYASRERCKKCGQPKEIAAMPAIAMTGASFPAYPNYFSRAPGGPDQKLNIGLIGNGAGAPPQSLHLGSNWSMLGSDKYGVQPLPLWLLGANYSSGLPIENSNSQNLSVPKGWRNGDWICNCGFHNYSSRSQCKKCDAFPPALGTKRLASEELVDDWDKKRLNVGPTNDQVVGTSGDPKPGVLPSFPSINSSIASTLPIPTLFPPQVSTPALLGKGAKQWRSGDWMCTNCNNHNYASRLQCNRCKTQRVSPAQPSNAL; encoded by the exons atggGGGAAGGGAGAGATGGGGATTGGGATTGTAGCAGCTGCAACAACAGAAACTACGCATTCAGATCATTCTGTAACCGTTGCAAGCAGCCACGGATCCTTGTCGATACCAAAACCCCTTCTGATTCCAAGTGGCTACCTCGAATTGGCGATTGGATCTGCACTG GCTGCACTAACAACAATTATGCATCAAGAGAGAGGTGCAAGAAGTGCGGACAACCAAAGGAGATAGCAGCTATGCCAGCAATTGCAATGACCGGGGCATCTTTCCCTGCTTATCCAAATTACTTCTCCAGGGCTCCTGGGGGACCAGATCAAAAGTTGAATATTGGATTGATTGGCAATGGTGCCGGTGCTCCACCTCAGTCACTCCACTTAGGTTCCAATTGGTCGATGTTAGGATCAGATAAGTATGGTGTCCAACCACTTCCCCTATGGCTGCTTGGTGCAAATTATAGCTCTGGACTTCCCATTGAAAATTCCAACAGTCAAAACCTATCTGTACCAAAGGGGTGGCGGAATGGGGATTGGATCTGTAATTGTGGCTTCCATAATTACTCTTCACGCTCGCAG TGTAAAAAATGCGACGCTTTTCCACCTG CACTTGGGACAAAACGGTTAGCTTCTGAAGAATTGGTTGATGACTGGGACAAGAAGAGATTGAACGTGGGACCT ACTAATGACCAAGTAGTAGGGACAAGTGGAGATCCAAAACCTGGAGTGCTCCCGTCATTTCCTAGCATAAACTCAAGCATAGCTTCAACGTTGCCAATACCGACTCTATTTCCACCTCAAGTTTCTACACCTGCACTCCTTGGAAAAGG AGCAAAGCAATGGCGTAGTGGAGATTGGATGTGCACAAATTGCAACAACCATAATTATGCTTCCAGATTACAGTGTAACAG GTGTAAAACTCAGAGAGTTTCACCCGCGCAACCCAGCAATGCATTGTAA
- the LOC112791439 gene encoding pentatricopeptide repeat-containing protein At2g17670, translating to MGKIPPAFRSAVTNPQFRNPSSLIPPSSPSSKPHHFPKKIPSHFPGKSRKPNNQQQPPKTPVLFKSPSLQEAKTVFNSIIKTSDSANASIDPRFHNSLLQSYASISTFDDSVAFLRHMSAANPSFSPDRSTYHILLSQTCNNDSPPDSLSSLSPIHKTLNLMVKDGVSPDKSTADVAVRSLCSAGRVDHAVELFKELSLKHCVPDTYTFNCIVKHLCKCRSLSTVYGFIDEMRDSFGFKPDLVTYTILIDNVCNTKNLREALRLVSVLNEEGFKPDCFLYNTIMKGYCMLSRGSEAIEVYNKMKDDGVEPDLVTYNTLIFGLSKCGRVVEAKKLLRVMAEKGFFPDEVTYTSLMNGMCRKGDAPGALVLLGEMEDKGCCPNSCTYNTLLHGLCKSRLLEKAMELYGVMKSGGLKLETASYATFVRALCRDDRIAEAYEVFDYAVESKSLTDVVAYSTLESTLKWLKKAKEKGQAV from the coding sequence ATGGGAAAAATACCACCTGCATTTCGATCCGCTGTTACAAACCCTCAATTCAGAAACCCATCTTCTCTAATTCCTCCGTCCTCTCCATCCTCCAAACCCCATCACTTTCCCAAGAAAATCCCTTCTCATTTTCCCGGAAAATCCCGAAAACCTAACAACCAGCAACAACCTCCGAAAACCCCCGTTCTCTTCAAATCCCCGAGCCTCCAAGAAGCCAAGACCGTCTTCAACTCCATAATCAAAACCTCCGATTCCGCAAATGCTTCCATTGACCCTCGATTCCACAATTCCCTTCTTCAATCCTACGCTTCAATCTCCACCTTTGACGATTCCGTCGCTTTTCTCCGCCACATGTCCGCTGCAAACCCTTCCTTCTCCCCCGACCGATCCACCTACCACATCCTCCTCTCCCAAACCTGCAACAACGATTCGCCTCCTGATTCCCTCTCCTCCCTTTCCCCAATTCATAAAACCCTAAATCTGATGGTCAAAGACGGCGTCTCCCCCGACAAATCCACCGCTGATGTCGCCGTGAGGTCGCTCTGTTCCGCCGGAAGGGTAGACCACGCTGTTGAATTGTTCAAAGAGCTTTCTTTGAAGCATTGTGTTCCAGACACTTACACTTTCAATTGCATTGTTAAACATCTATGTAAGTGCCGTAGCTTGAGTACTGTTTATGGATTCATTGATGAGATGCGTGATAGTTTCGGCTTTAAGCCTGATCTTGTTACTTACACGATTTTGATTGATAATGTGTGTAATACTAAGAACTTGAGGGAGGCTTTGAGGTTGGTTAGTGTGCTCAACGAGGAAGGGTTTAAGCCCGATTGCTTTTTATACAATACGATTATGAAAGGGTATTGTATGCTGAGTAGGGGGAGCGAGGCGATTGAGGTTTATAACAAGATGAAGGATGATGGGGTAGAGCCTGATCTTGTCACTTATAACACTTTGATTTTTGGGTTGTCGAAATGTGGAAGGGTTGTGGAAGCTAAAAAGTTGTTGCGAGTTATGGCGGAAAAGGGCTTTTTCCCCGACGAGGTGACTTATACTTCGCTGATGAATGGTATGTGCAGGAAAGGGGATGCACCGGGTGCGTTGGTGTTGTTGGGAGAAATGGAGGACAAGGGGTGCTGTCCGAATTCGTGCACGTATAACACCCTGCTACATGGGTTATGTAAGTCTAGGTTGTTGGAGAAGGCAATGGAATTGTATGGAGTGATGAAATCAGGTGGTTTGAAGCTTGAGACAGCTTCTTATGCCACGTTTGTTAGGGCACTGTGTAGGGATGATAGAATTGCTGAGGCCTATGAAGTGTTTGATTATGCAGTTGAAAGCAAGAGTTTGACGGATGTTGTTGCTTACTCGACATTGGAGAGCACGCTTAAGTGGCTCAAGAAGGCAAAAGAAAAAGGTCAGGCAGTTTAA
- the LOC112791449 gene encoding uncharacterized protein isoform X2 yields the protein MPAIAMTGASFPAYPNYFSRAPGGPDQKLNIGLIGNGAGAPPQSLHLGSNWSMLGSDKYGVQPLPLWLLGANYSSGLPIENSNSQNLSVPKGWRNGDWICNCGFHNYSSRSQCKKCDAFPPALGTKRLASEELVDDWDKKRLNVGPTNDQVVGTSGDPKPGVLPSFPSINSSIASTLPIPTLFPPQVSTPALLGKGAKQWRSGDWMCTNCNNHNYASRLQCNRCKTQRVSPAQPSNAL from the exons ATGCCAGCAATTGCAATGACCGGGGCATCTTTCCCTGCTTATCCAAATTACTTCTCCAGGGCTCCTGGGGGACCAGATCAAAAGTTGAATATTGGATTGATTGGCAATGGTGCCGGTGCTCCACCTCAGTCACTCCACTTAGGTTCCAATTGGTCGATGTTAGGATCAGATAAGTATGGTGTCCAACCACTTCCCCTATGGCTGCTTGGTGCAAATTATAGCTCTGGACTTCCCATTGAAAATTCCAACAGTCAAAACCTATCTGTACCAAAGGGGTGGCGGAATGGGGATTGGATCTGTAATTGTGGCTTCCATAATTACTCTTCACGCTCGCAG TGTAAAAAATGCGACGCTTTTCCACCTG CACTTGGGACAAAACGGTTAGCTTCTGAAGAATTGGTTGATGACTGGGACAAGAAGAGATTGAACGTGGGACCT ACTAATGACCAAGTAGTAGGGACAAGTGGAGATCCAAAACCTGGAGTGCTCCCGTCATTTCCTAGCATAAACTCAAGCATAGCTTCAACGTTGCCAATACCGACTCTATTTCCACCTCAAGTTTCTACACCTGCACTCCTTGGAAAAGG AGCAAAGCAATGGCGTAGTGGAGATTGGATGTGCACAAATTGCAACAACCATAATTATGCTTCCAGATTACAGTGTAACAG GTGTAAAACTCAGAGAGTTTCACCCGCGCAACCCAGCAATGCATTGTAA
- the LOC112791420 gene encoding uridine kinase-like protein 3 isoform X2 → MIIQQLHDQRVVLVNQDSFYHNLTEEELARVQDYNFDHPDAFDTELLLCVMDKLKRGEAVDIPKYDFKSYKSDVYPKRRVNPSDVIILEGILVFHDPRVRELMNMKIFVDTDADVRLARRIRRDTGEKGRDIAVVLDQYSKFVKPAFDDFILPTKKYADIIIPRGGDNHVAIDLIVQHIRTKLGQHDLCKIYSNLYVIQSTFQIRGMHTLIRDAQITKHDFVFYSDRLIRLVVEHGLGHLPFTEKQVITPTGSVYTGVDFCKRLCGVSVIRSGESMENALRACCKGIKIGKILIHREGDNGQQLIYEKLPNDISDRHVLLLDPILGTGNSAVQAISLLIRKGVPESNIIFLNLISAPQGVHVVCKKFPRIKIVTSEIEIGLNKDYRVIPGMGEFGDRYFGTDDDEQLVVPSQ, encoded by the exons ATGATTATTCAGCAACTTCATGATCAACGAGTTGTATTAGTTAATCAG GATTCTTTTTACCATAACTTGACTGAAGAGGAACTTGCTCGTGTACAGGATTACAACTTTGACCATCCTG ATGCTTTTGATACTGAGCTATTGCTATGTGTTATGGACAAGTTGAAGCGTGGTGAGGCAGTAGATATTCCAAAGTACGACTTCAAGAGTTACAAGAGTGATGTGTATCCAAAAAGAAGG GTAAACCCCTCAGATGTTATAATTTTGGAAGGGATCCTTGTTTTCCATGATCCACGTGTTCGGGAGTTGATGAATATGAAGATATTTGTTGATACag ATGCTGATGTTCGTCTGGCGAGAAGGATTAGACGAGATACTGGCGAGAAGGGTCGGGATATTGCCGTAGTTCTTGATCAG TATTCGAAATTTGTGAAACCAGCTTTTGATGATTTTATTCTCCCTACAAAGAAGTATGCTGATATCATTATACCGCGTGGGGGAGATAATCATGTAGCCATTGACCTGATTGTACAGCATATCCGCACGAAGCTTGGTCAACATGACCTGTGTAAAATATATTCCAATTTATATGTCATTCAGTCAACTTTTCAG ATACGGGGCATGCATACCCTGATACGTGATGCTCAGATAACAAAGCATGATTTTGTATTTTATTCTGACCGTTTGATTCGTTTG GTTGTTGAACATGGGCTGGGGCATCTGCCATTTACAGAAAAGCAAGTAATCACTCCCACTG GTTCTGTATACACTGGCGTGGACTTTTGTAAGAGATTGTGTGGTGTCTCTGTCATCAGGAG TGGGGAGAGTATGGAGAATGCTTTACGAGCATGCTGTAAAGGTATCAAGATCGGGAAAATTCTAATTCACAGAGAAGGTGACAACGGTCAGCAG CTAATATACGAAAAGCTTCCAAACGATATCTCGGATAGGCACGTTTTACTGTTGGATCCTATCCTTGGCACAG GTAATTCGGCTGTACAAGCGATCTCTTTACTTATAAGAAAGGGTGTACCGGAGTCCAACATTATATTTCTCAACCTGATATCT GCACCTCAAGGTGTTCATGTGGTCTGCAAAAAGTTTCCTAGAATAAAAATAGTGACATCTGAGATTGAGATTGGTTTGAATAAAGATTACCGCGTCATACCGGGCATGGGTGAGTTCGGCGACCGGTACTTCGGAACAGATGATGATGAGCAGTTGGTGGTTCCTTCACAGTAG
- the LOC114924386 gene encoding uncharacterized protein has product MGLSSDSKQVPKPARSGEYASTPISENTCAECVVGAEEDSQAKQLPPKEMNLPRRYSKRLAGIQPDPVAELVTRSRARRGAAKSQNAANMSQSTKFSTPESSSQPRIEIRLPFPVQCFVNHQLAHSTPQIAAGMPQTFQTLQTKENTTEDATAPGRAAKAGQHQAEEHAAETG; this is encoded by the exons ATGGGTTTGAGCTCAGATTCGAAACAAGTTCCAAAACCTGCGCGTTCAGGAGAATATGCTTCTACGccaatctctgaaaatacttgtGCTGAGT GCGTGGTGGGTGCTGAAGAAGATTCCCAAGCGAAGCAACTTCCCCCAAAGGAGATGAATCTTCCTCGCCGTTACTCAAAGCGCCTTGCTGGAATTCAGCCTGATCCAGTGGCGGAACTTGTAACAAGAAGCCGAGCACGGCGAGGTGCAGCCAAGTCTCAAAATGCAGCAAACATGTCACAGTCAACTAAGTTTTCTACTCCTGAATCGAGCAGCCAGCCGCGTATTGAGATCAGGTTACCTTTTCCAGTCCAATGCTTTGTAAACCATCAATTGGCGCACTCGACACCACAGATAGCAGCAGGGATGCCGCAAACCTTTCAAACACTACAGACAAAAGAAAATACTACAGAAGACGCCACGGCACCAGGCAGGGCGGCGAAGGCGGGACAGCACCAGGCAGAGGAGCACGCAGCGGAGACAGGCTAA